The region TCTGAAAGCAATTCTTGATTATTCAATTGTAATTCCTTCTTTGATTTTTGTCTATCCTTATGTTTTTTTTAGAAGTAAACTCAGCAATAAGCAAACTGATTTTACAAAATTTATACTTGGATTTCCAAAAGTGTTTACCGGTAAGTTAAGCCTGGTAGGTCCAAAGAAAGAATCATTACAGAGTGGGAAATTTTATGGCAAAACAGGTTTAACAGGATATTGGTATATTGATGTTGAGAATTATGATGATTTTGAAAAATTGAATTTTTATTATGCAAAAAATCAAAACATCTGGCTTGATATTGAGATTCTTGCTAAATCATTAAATAAAATGTGGAGCAAAAAGTAAAAGATGGCAAAGACAATATTAGATTTTGAAAAACCAATCTTTGAATTGGAAAATAAATTGGAAGAGATGAAAAAATTCTCTGAAAATCTTGATATCGAACACGATATAATCAGGCTTGAAGAAAAAGTTAGGCTATTGAAGGAAGAATTGTATGGAAATCTTACAAGATGGCAGCGGGTTCAATTAGCTCGACATCCCGAGAGACCTTATACTCTTGATTATATTTATTCAATGACTGATAATTTTGTTGAACTTCACGGTGATAGAGCATTCAAAGATGATAAAGCTATTGTTGGCGGACTTGCTCAAATTGATCATCGTAAAGTCGTAATATTAGGACAGCAAAAAGGACGTGATACAAAATCTAATCTTTATAGAAATTTCGGTATGATGAATCCTGAAGGTTATAGAAAAGCACTTCGCTTGATGAAGCTTGCAGAAAAATTTAACAGACCTGTAATTACATTGATTGATACACCGGGTGCATTTCCCGGACTTGAAGCTGAAGAGCGCGGGCAGGCGGAAGCTATTGCACGAAATCTTTTTGAGATGAGTAAACTTAAAGTCCCTATTATTGTTGTCATAATTGGTGAAGGTGCAAGCGGCGGCGCTTTAGGCATAGGTGTAGGAGATAGAATTTTAATGCTGGAAAATTGCTGGTACTCTGTAATAAGTCCAGAATCCTGTTCTCAGATTTTGTGGAGAAGCTGGGATTATAAAGAACAAGCTGCTGAGGCATTAAAACTTACTGCTTCTGATTTATTAGAGCAGGGAATTATTGATAGAATAATTAAAGAACCACTCGGCGGTGCACATAAAAATCATAAAGAAGCTGCTGATACTTTAAAAGCTTCTTTGATTGAAGAACTTGATGTTTTAATTAAGATTAAACCGGATAAGCTAATTGATAACCGGATTGAAAAATTTGGTAAGATGGGTGTGTTTGTTGAGTAATTTTAAGAGAAGTGTTACGAATATTATCGTTAAAGAATTACTGAGAAGATATTTATTATACAGTTAATTTTATATCCAGCTATAATCTATATGTCAGTCTGAGCTTGTCGGAGACTGACTTTTTAATTTGAAGTTGTTTAATCACACTTTGACATGCTGAGTGTGACAAGAGATTTTTTTTTATACCTTCTGATAATTATGCTTAAACATCACACAGAAATTAGAGTTAGATATGCAGACACAGATCAAATGAAGTTTGTATATAACGGAAAATTTTTTGAGTATTTTGAAGTTGGCAGAACTGAGATGATGAGAGAAGTTGGTTTGCCTTACGATGCAATTGAGAAAAACGGATACCACATGCCCGTTATCGAAACTAAAATTCATTTCATTCAGCCGGCTTATTATGATGAGCTGCTTTTAATTGAAACCTGGGTTGAACAATTACCGGCAGTTAAAGTTCATATTGACCATATTATAAAAGCAAAAGAAAGAAATGTTGTAATATGCGAAGGATATGTTGAACTGGCATTCCTTGATGCAAAAACAAATCGCCCGACACGTGCCCCAAAAATTTTTACAGACGCTGTTAAAAAATATTATGTGTAAAATTGGAAAAAGTATTTAAGAGATAAATACTTTTGAATAATTAAATAGATATCAAAAATTTAATTTTTACTCCAAAGATCTTTCTAAAATAATTTTCAGATGAAAGATAAATTAAAAGAATTAACAAAAGATACTGCTATTTACGGTATCAGTACGATGCTGGGAAGATTTCTTAATTTTTTACTTGTACCGTTTTATACTAATATTTTTCTCCCCGCCGATTATGGAGTAATCAATGTACTGTATTCCTACATAGCAATTTTCAACATACTGTTTATTTATGGAATGGATTCTGCTTACCTTAAGTATGCTTCATTTAAAGAAATTGGTGATGATAAAGATAATTTTTCTACACCTTACATAAGCATTTTTTTTACATCAGTAATATTTCTTTTTGTTTTTATTCTGTTAAAAGATCCTATTGCTGTATTTATCGAAATAAATCCTGCACAAAATTATCTGATTGTTCTTTCGGCACTGATAATGTTCTTTGATGCTAACTCTGTAATCCCGTTTTTGAAATTAAGACTCGAAAGAAAAGCAAAATTATTTTCTGCTTTACGCGTAGCAAACATTCTATTAAATATCGGTTTGAATGTTTTTCTGATAATTAAATTAAAATGGGGAATTGAAGCAGTATTCGTCAGCAATCTTATTGCAACTATTGTAACCTGGCTGTTAGTACTTCCAATTATAATTTCAAATTTCAGATTCAGTTTTCATACTCAGCTTTTCAAAAGATTATTAAAATTTGGTTTACCATATTTACCAGCCGGCTTTGCGGTAATGTTAGTTCAGGTTGTTGATGTTCCGATAATGCAAAAGCTTACTGATACAAAAACGGTTGCAATTTACAAAGCAAGTTACAGGCTCGGAATTTTTATGATGTTGTTTGTGAATATGTTTCAATTTGCCTGGCAGCCTTTTTTTCTAAACAATGCAAAAGAAGCAAATGCAAAAGAAATGTTTTCAAAAGTTATGACCTATTTTACATTAGCAGGAACAATCTTGCTGGTTGTGCTGTCGCTTTTTATTGAAGATATTGCAAAAGCAAATCTTGGCGGCTTTTCGTTAATTGGTAAAAATTTTTGGGCGGGTTTGTATATAGTTCCGGTTATTCTGCTTGGATACTTGTTTAACGGATTTTATGTTGTTTTTTCTGCTGGGATTTTTATTGAAGAAAAAACAATCTATGCCCCAATCGTTGCCGGGCTTGGAGCTATTACAAATATTGCTGCAAACTATTTGCTTATTCCTTACCTAAGCA is a window of Ignavibacterium sp. DNA encoding:
- a CDS encoding oligosaccharide flippase family protein; protein product: MKDKLKELTKDTAIYGISTMLGRFLNFLLVPFYTNIFLPADYGVINVLYSYIAIFNILFIYGMDSAYLKYASFKEIGDDKDNFSTPYISIFFTSVIFLFVFILLKDPIAVFIEINPAQNYLIVLSALIMFFDANSVIPFLKLRLERKAKLFSALRVANILLNIGLNVFLIIKLKWGIEAVFVSNLIATIVTWLLVLPIIISNFRFSFHTQLFKRLLKFGLPYLPAGFAVMLVQVVDVPIMQKLTDTKTVAIYKASYRLGIFMMLFVNMFQFAWQPFFLNNAKEANAKEMFSKVMTYFTLAGTILLVVLSLFIEDIAKANLGGFSLIGKNFWAGLYIVPVILLGYLFNGFYVVFSAGIFIEEKTIYAPIVAGLGAITNIAANYLLIPYLSILGAAFATLISYIVMALGYYIVTQKYYHISYDYYKLTKISIAVTFIAVVYYLLMYGGFLNIYYKLILALIFFSYLITNVIEKNELNLIKSKLLRR
- a CDS encoding acetyl-CoA carboxylase carboxyltransferase subunit alpha; translated protein: MAKTILDFEKPIFELENKLEEMKKFSENLDIEHDIIRLEEKVRLLKEELYGNLTRWQRVQLARHPERPYTLDYIYSMTDNFVELHGDRAFKDDKAIVGGLAQIDHRKVVILGQQKGRDTKSNLYRNFGMMNPEGYRKALRLMKLAEKFNRPVITLIDTPGAFPGLEAEERGQAEAIARNLFEMSKLKVPIIVVIIGEGASGGALGIGVGDRILMLENCWYSVISPESCSQILWRSWDYKEQAAEALKLTASDLLEQGIIDRIIKEPLGGAHKNHKEAADTLKASLIEELDVLIKIKPDKLIDNRIEKFGKMGVFVE
- a CDS encoding thioesterase family protein is translated as MLKHHTEIRVRYADTDQMKFVYNGKFFEYFEVGRTEMMREVGLPYDAIEKNGYHMPVIETKIHFIQPAYYDELLLIETWVEQLPAVKVHIDHIIKAKERNVVICEGYVELAFLDAKTNRPTRAPKIFTDAVKKYYV